One window from the genome of Salvia splendens isolate huo1 chromosome 9, SspV2, whole genome shotgun sequence encodes:
- the LOC121749849 gene encoding signal recognition particle receptor subunit alpha-like, which produces MLEQLLIFTRGGLILWTCKELGNALRGSPIDTLIRSCLLEERSGAASYNYDAPGCSYTLKWTFHNDMGLVFVAVYQRILHLLYVDDLLSMVKQEFSVIYDPKRTLYNDFDDIFQQLKKEAEARAEEMKKSKQVVKPVNNNLARKQGNVQNGNMDGGNQKKSGGESGNDHAGENFKGRLSENGNLKNNHIGKGEPTAIVKNNGKENGVSNTGAFDVNKLQKLRSKGGKKTESFANKVSKEEPKKTTKKNRVWDDSPKEAKLDFTDPGSENGEQHISVVSTDQGESMMDKDEIVSSDSESESEDEETGKDNKNDGKKKGWFSSMFQSIAGKANLEKSDLEPALKALKDRLMTKNVAEEIAEKLCESVAASLEGKKQASFTRVSSTVQAAMEDALTRILTPRRSIDILRDVHAAKEQGKPYVVVFVGVNGVGKSTNLAKVAYWLQQHNVNVMMAACDTFRSGAVEQLRTHARRLQITIFEKGYEKDPAVVAKEAIQEASRNGSDVVLVDTAGRMQDNEPLMRALSKLIYVNSPDLVLFVGEALVGNDAVDQLSKFNQKLGDLSPSPNPRLIDGILLTKFDTIDDKVGAALSMVYISGAPVMFVGCGQSYTDLKKLNVKSIVKTLLK; this is translated from the exons ATGTTAGAGCAGTTACTCATATTTACAAGAGGAGGTTTAATCCTCTGGACCTGCAAAGAGCTTGGGAATGCTCTTAGAGGGTCGCCTATTGATACGTTGATAAGGTCCTGCCTTTTGGAGGAAAGGTCAGGTGCTGCATCATACAATTATGATGCCCCGGGTTGTTCATACACTCTTAAGTGGACGTTTCACAATGATATGGGGCTTGTTTTTGTCGCTGTGTATCAGCGTATTCTCCATCTCTTGTATGTCGACGATCTGCTTTCTATGGTTAAGCAAGAGTTCTCGGTGATTTATGATCCAAAGCGAACTTTATACAATGACTTTGATGATATATTTCAACAGCTTAAGAAGGAAGCTGAAGCTCGTGCAGAGGAAATGAAGAAATCAAAGCAGGTGGTCAAGCCTGTGAACAATAACCTTGCTAGAAAGCAAGGGAATGTGCAAAATGGAAACATGGATGGAGGTAATCAAAAAAAGAGTGGAGGTGAATCTGGAAATGATCATGCCGGTGAAAACTTCAAAGGCCGCCTTTCAGAAAATGGAAATCTCAAGAATAATCATATTGGTAAAGGGGAACCAACTGCAATAGTTAAAAATAATGGGAAAGAGAATGGCGTTTCCAACACTGGTGCTTTTGATGTAAATAAGCTACAAAAGCTTAGGTCGAAAGGTGGAAAAAAAACTGAGAGTTTTGCTAACAAGGTTTCCAAAGAGGAACCTAAAAAGACAACAAAAAAGAACAGAGTTTGGGATGATTCACCAAAAGAGGCAAAATTAGATTTCACTGATCCAGGGAGTGAGAATGGGGAACAGCACATATCAGTTGTATCGACAGATCAAGGTGAGAGTATGATGGACAAAGATGAGATTGTTAGCAGTGACAGTGAAAGCGAAAGTGAGGATGAAGAGACTGGAAAGGATAATAAGAATGATGGAAAGAAGAAAGGGTGGTTTTCATCCATGTTCCAGAG TATTGCAGGTAAAGCAAATTTGGAGAAGTCTGACCTAGAACCAGCTCTTAAAGCTCTCAAGGACAGACTTATGACCAAGAACGTG GCAGAGGAAATAGCTGAGAAACTTTGTGAATCAGTGGCCGCAAGTCTTGAGGGGAAAAAGCAAGCTTCTTTCACAAGAGTCTCATCAACAGTTCAG GCTGCTATGGAAGATGCACTCACTCGCATTTTAACTCCTAGACGCTCAATTGATATTTTGAGGGATGTTCATGCTGCGAAGGAGCAAGGGAAACCTTATGTTGTGGTTTTTGTTGGAGTTAATGGAGTAGGGAAATCTACCAATCTTGCTAAG GTTGCCTACTGGCTTCAACAGCATAATGTCAATGTAATGATGGCTGCCTGTGACACATTCAGATCAGGTGCCGTGGAGCAGCTGCGTACCCATGCACGGAGACTTCAG ATTACCATATTTGAGAAAGGTTACGAGAAGGATCCTGCAGTTGTGGCTAAAGAAGCAATTCAGGAGGCCAGTCGAAATGGTTCAGATGTTGTTCTGGTGGATACAGCTGGACGAATGCAG GATAACGAACCACTGATGCGAGCTCTGTCAAAGCTTATCTACGTTAACAGTCCAGACCTTGTTCTGTTTGTTGGCGAGGCACTTGTGGGGAACGATGCTGTTGATCAGTTGTCAAAGTTCAACCAG AAACTAGGTGACCTCTCACCCTCGCCAAATCCCCGACTGATAGATGGGATCCTGCTAACTAAGTTCGACACCATTGACGACAAG GTGGGAGCTGCATTATCCATGGTTTACATATCTGGAGCACCGGTGATGTTTGTTGGATGTGGGCAATCCTATACTGATTTGAAGAAGCTCAATGTGAAGTCCATCGTGAAAACGCTTCTCAAATAG